A single region of the Mercenaria mercenaria strain notata chromosome 6, MADL_Memer_1, whole genome shotgun sequence genome encodes:
- the LOC123548506 gene encoding cyclin-D1-binding protein 1 homolog, producing MAEKSGEISSSIWKSLLDNLNSVIDQVQDGEGRATVGDDFNYKAYWKKLGDVFKAVSHEATKLSLAYSKPPVPSNEECESLLASVERTVLALLHVFSNLPKSAGLTLRKTLKSSVRQLVEGIKSLAEPIQKYSAGSCEQLQNTGIVWEESDKFSHLPQDNKSAVLIVIENNIPMVDDAHSELTEALNSDEDDDGLDEFLGISNSRSQNDQQWTESDKNIIQYCLGLIKCSKSLLKKTKSAVKMNGDCDKDEYISQLDDVADRVERLSPVVDELASCVYPPLRCSVVHEKALELGRVNRELLDFLRHSHVTGEADKKWLDFLVKANSHNLTKLNSLIPPT from the exons atGGCGAAGGAAGGGCAACTGTAGGGGATGATTTCAACTACAAGGCCTACTGGAAAAAGTTGG GTGATGTTTTCAAAGCAGTGTCCCATGAAGCAACAAAGTTATCCTTGGCGTACTCCAAACCACCTGTACCATCTAATGAGGAATGTGAAAGTTTACTGGCTTCAGTAGAGAGAACAGTACTGGCCCTGCTACATGTATTCAGCAACTTACCAAAGTCAGCAG GTCTGACATTAAGAAAAACACTTAAATCCTCTGTGAGACAGTTGGTGGAAGGTATCAAAAGTCTGGCTGAACCAATACAGAAATACAGCGCTGG TTCTTGTGAGCAGTTACAGAATACAGGCATTGTTTGGGAAGAAAGTGACAAATTTTCACATTTACCACAGG ACAACAAGTCAGCTGTACTTATTGTGATAGAGAACAATATTCCAATGGTAGATGATGCTCACAGTGAATTAACAGAG GCCCTTAACAGCGATGAAGATGATGATGGATTGGACGAGTTTCTTGGAATATCGAACTCACGATCACAGAATGATCAACAGTGGACGGAATctgacaaaaatattatacagTATTGCCTAGGACTCATTAAATGTTCAAAATCTCTGTTAAAAAAGACAAAGTCTGCAGTGAAAATGAATGGGGATTGTGACAAAGATGAGTATATATCGCAGCTTGATGATGTTGCTGACAGAGTGGAAAGATTGAGTCCAGTTGTTGACGAGTTGGCGTCCTGTGTTTATCCCCCACTCAGATGTTCTGTTGTACATGAAAAG GCATTAGAACTTGGAAGAGTTAATAGGGAACTTCTTGACTTTTTAAG ACATAGTCATGTGACTGGAGAGGCTGATAAGAAGTGGCTAGACTTCCTGGTGAAAGCCAACTCACATAATCTTACCAAACTTAACAGTTTGATACCGCCTACTTGA